The proteins below come from a single Mercenaria mercenaria strain notata chromosome 3, MADL_Memer_1, whole genome shotgun sequence genomic window:
- the LOC123525556 gene encoding non-structural maintenance of chromosomes element 1 homolog gives MAYRDTHRMFLQSFMSKGILNANDVFKLLQSCCDKYEEPIDDKRQHLLRYVHSINDVIRVFGMEIRKVIDEIDGTSHYGLVNTTETSITLLATSYAENDLQYFKKLVEQIVLSDSGSIGSMAAVNIVDSLTKKMSKSDAEQLLSRLIRDKWIGKLENGCVYIGTRGLLELEQYILEMFEVAMRCNMCKKLCVQGENCSNCEVKLHNHCAYKFFKDRPVRKCPECQKPWIIDASSSPQPSTSAAAADDSSPQSTSSSSSQSRKRKSR, from the exons ATGGCATATAGAGACACACATCGTATGTTCCTTCAATCTTTTATGTCAAAGGGAATCCTGAATGCTAATGATGTCTTCAAATTGTTGCAGAGCTGCTGTGATAAGTATGAAG AACCTATAGATGATAAAAGACAACATTTGCTTCGTTATGTGCACAGTATTAATGATGTGATACGGGTGTTTGGAATGGAAATACGGAAAGTGATAGATGAAATAGACGGCACCAGTCATTATGGACTT GTTAACACGACTGAAACCAGTATCACACTGTTAGCCACATCTTATGCCGAAAATGATTTACAGTATTTCAAGAAATTA GTTGAACAGATAGTACTGTCAGACAGTGGTTCTATAGGATCTATGGCTGCTGTTAACATTGTTGATAGCTTGACCAAGAAAATGTCCAAAAGTGACGCAGAACAACTGTTGAGCAGGTTGATAAGAGATAAATGGATTGGAAAG TTGGAAAATGGTTGTGTTTACATCGGTACCAGAGGATTATTGGAGCTGGAGCAGTATATCCTTGAGATGTTTGAGGTGGCGATGAGATGTAACATGTGTAAAAAGCTTTGTGTACAG GGAGAAAACTGCAGCAACTGTGAGGTGAAACTACACAATCACTGTGCATACAAATTCTTCAAAGATCGCCCTGTGAGAAAATGTCCAGAGTGTCAAAAACCATGGAtca TTGATGCAAGCAGTTCACCACAGCCATCAACGTCAGCAGCAGCGGCTGATGACTCTTCACCCcaatcaacatcatcatcatcatcacagtCCAGAAAGAGAAAGTCGAGATGA